The following are encoded together in the Brassica napus cultivar Da-Ae chromosome A9, Da-Ae, whole genome shotgun sequence genome:
- the LOC106426945 gene encoding cytosolic sulfotransferase 12, which produces MESSSVPVYLKDENLTQETRDLLSSLPSEKGWLVSQMYQFEGIWQTQALVQGIVNCQKHFEANDSDVILATLAKSGTTWLKALLFALIHRHKFPVSGKHPLLVTNPHSLVPYLEGDYCSSPEVNFAELPSPRLMQTHLTHHSLPVSIKSSSCKIIYCCRNPKDMFVSIWHFGRKLAPEKTAEYPIETAVAAFCKGKFIGGPFWDHVLEYWYESLKNPNKVLFVTYEELKKQTEVEVKRIAEFIGCGFTAEEEVSEIVKLCSFESLSSLEVNRQGKLPNGIESNAFFRKGETGGWRDTLSESLADVIDRTTEQKFGGSGLKFSS; this is translated from the coding sequence ATGGAATCATCATCTGTTCCTGTTTACTTGAAAGATGAAAACCTGACACAAGAAACAAGAGATCTACTTTCTTCTCTTCCAAGCGAGAAAGGTTGGTTAGTCAGTCAAATGTATCAATTCGAAGGAATTTGGCAGACACAAGCTCTGGTACAAGGAATCGTGAACTGCCAAAAACATTTTGAAGCCAACGATTCCGACGTCATCCTCGCCACCCTAGCTAAATCAGGCACCACTTGGTTAAAAGctcttctctttgctctcattCACCGACACAAGTTCCCAGTTTCTGGCAAGCATCCTCTTCTAGTTACAAATCCGCACTCCCTTGTACCCTACTTGGAAGGAGATTACTGCTCATCTCCAGAGGTCAATTTCGCCGAGTTGCCTTCTCCAAGACTCATGCAGACGCACTTAACGCATCATTCTCTGCCGGTTTCCATTAAGAGCTCGTCTTGTAAGATTATATATTGTTGTAGAAACCCTAAGGACATGTTTGTTTCCATATGGCATTTTGGGAGGAAACTTGCTCCAGAAAAAACAGCGGAGTACCCGATTGAAACAGCAGTAGCAGCGTTTTGTAAAGGGAAGTTTATTGGTGGACCGTTTTGGGATCATGTGTTGGAGTACTGGTACGAAAGCCTCAAGAATCCGAACAAGGTCTTGTTTGTTACATACGAGGAGCTCAAGAAGCAGACTGAAGTTGAGGTTAAGCGAATTGCTGAGTTCATTGGATGCGGTTTTACTGCTGAGGAAGAAGTGAGTGAGATTGTGAAGTTGTGTAGCTTTGAGAGTTTGAGTAGTTTGGAAGTTAATAGACAAGGGAAATTGCCAAATGGAATAGAGTCTAACGCTTTCTTTAGAAAGGGAGAGACTGGAGGATGGCGAGATACTTTGAGTGAGTCCTTGGCAGATGTAATAGATAGAACCACTGAACAGAAATTTGGAGGTTCTGGTCTCAAATTTTCTTCTTGA
- the LOC106426969 gene encoding uncharacterized protein At4g02000-like, with product MDKMIETMPQIWRVYDRVRGIALSRDKFQFIFKREEDMMTVLKDRPWSYNNWTMLLDRWIPAPPSNFLTTVDVWVRIRNIPMNHYRVETMDFLASKIGHVVEIAYDPKASQKEAYIRALVRLNIANPAIEIKPLNLPSGGRVIIEFEYEKLRKRCFHCHRLTHERPSCPFVTKPKGVQERRDTGSGGSNALAWWSNDPREI from the coding sequence ATGGACAAGATGATCGAAACTATGCCTCAGATTTGGAGGGTTTATGACAGAGTAAGGGGGATTGCTCTCTCTCGGGATAAATTCCAGTTCATCTTTAAACGTGAGGAAGATATGATGACCGTCTTGAAGGACCGGCCTTGGTCTTATAATAATTGGACTATGTTGCTAGATCGATGGATTCCCGCTCCTCCATCTAACTTCCTCACTACGGTTGATGTGTGGGTACGCATTAGGAACATCCCGATGAACCATTATCGAGTTGAAACAATGGATTTCCTTGCTTCAAAAATTGGTCATGTGGTAGAAATTGCGTATGATCCGAAAGCTTCCCAGAAAGAGGCTTACATACGTGCGCTTGTGAGGCTGAACATAGCGAATCCTGCGATTGAAATCAAGCCTTTGAATCTCCCCTCTGGTGGACGTGTGATCATAGAGTTTGAGTATGAGAAACTTCGGAAGAGGTGTTTTCATTGCCATCGTCTCACTCATGAGAGACCGAGCTGTCCCTTTGTTACCAAGCCAAAAGGTGTGCAAGAGCGTCGAGACACGGGCAGTGGCGGAAGCAATGCATTGGCATGGTGGTCAAATGACCCACgtgaaatttag
- the LOC106426943 gene encoding cytosolic sulfotransferase 12-like: protein MSSSSSVPDYLRDENLTQKTKDLISSLPSEKGWLVCQMYQFQGRWHTQALLQGILTCQKHFEAKDSDIILVTNPKSGTTWLKALVFALINRHKFPVYSGDHPLLVTNPHSLVPFLEGVYYESPDFDFSQLSSPRLMNTHISHLSLPESVKSSSCKIVYCCRNPKDMFVSLWHFGKKLAPEETADYPIEKAVEAFCQGKFIGGPFWDHVLEYWYASLENPNKVLFVSYEEPKKKTGETIKRIAEFLGCGFVGEEEVRAIVKLCSFESLSSLEVNREGKLPSGMETRAFFRKGEVGGWRDTLTESLAEVIDRTIEEKFQGSGLKFSC, encoded by the coding sequence atgtcatcatcatcatctgttCCTGATTACTTGAGAGATGAAAATCTGacacaaaaaacaaaagatctGATTTCTTCTCTTCCAAGCGAGAAAGGTTGGTTGGTCTGTCAAATGTATCAGTTCCAAGGACGTTGGCACACACAAGCGCTACTACAAGGAATCTTGACTTGCCAAAAACACTTTGAGGCCAAAGATTCCGACATTATCCTCGTCACCAATCCAAAATCAGGTACCACTTGGTTAAAGGCTCTTGTCTTTGCTCTCATTAACCGACACAAGTTTCCAGTTTATTCTGGTGATCATCCTCTTCTTGTTACCAATCCGCACTCCCTTGTGCCTTTCTTGGAAGGAGTTTACTACGAATCTCCAGATTTCGATTTCTCCCAGTTGTCTTCTCCAAGACTCATGAACACGCACATATCACATCTTTCGCTGCCCGAGTCCGTTAAAAGCTCGTCTTGTAAGATTGTGTACTGTTGTAGGAACCCTAAGGACATGTTTGTGTCCTTATGGCATTTTGGGAAGAAACTTGCTCCTGAAGAAACCGCTGACTATCCTATTGAAAAAGCAGTGGAAGCGTTTTGTCAAGGGAAATTTATAGGTGGACCCTTTTGGGATCATGTGTTGGAGTATTGGTATGCGAGTCTCGAGAACCCGAACAAGGTCTTGTTTGTTTCTTATGAGGAGCCCAAGAAAAAAACCGGAGAGACGATCAAGAGAATAGCTGAATTCTTGGGATGTGGTTttgttggagaagaagaagttagaGCGATTGTGAAGTTGTGTAGCTTTGAGAGCTTAAGTAGTTTGGAAGTTAATAGGGAAGGGAAGTTGCCAAGTGGAATGGAGACCAGAGCTTTCTTTAGAAAAGGAGAGGTTGGAGGATGGAGAGATACTTTGACTGAGTCCTTGGCTGAGGTGATAGATAGAACCATTGAAGAGAAGTTTCAAGGTTCCGGTCTCAAATTTTCTTGCTGA
- the LOC125578303 gene encoding zinc finger MYM-type protein 1-like, translated as MDRFVIRKIPPPRISVDDLAFDPAKRKKIQEYDHNQIDEVRRIYLTRGPCQPRGHTFKQKSIGGVWRRFNPQWFDQYPDWLEYSVEQEKAFCLFCYLFRVQVGKQGGSDTFVSTGFSSWNKVDSFSKHVGDHSSFHNDAKNKCEDLMRQGQSIKHALHKQTDIVKSDYRIRLGASIDVCRHLLHQGLSFRAHDEKEESTNKGNFLELLKYTARQNEAVKKVVLHNAPKNNQMTSPPIQKDIAHCFAEEVTKSVIQEINNDVFGLLVDESADVSDKEQMAVVFRFVDKFGLVKERFIGISHVKDTSSLTLKYAIDALFAKHGLSLKKVRGQGYDGASNMKGEFNGLRSLILKESRSAYYVHCFAHQLQLVVVAVAKKHVEVGEFFDMVHVLLNAVGASCKRKLILTESNRKRMEEGISKGTIKTGTGLNQDLSLKRPGNTRWGSHYKTLLRLGEMFPCIIEVLEHIQTEGMDGSKRQQAFGLLKYFHTFDCVFYLQLMLVILGLTNNLSKALQKRDQEILNAVSLVGSTKRQLQKLRDEGWENFVATVYSFSENNKTEVLDMEKEFVDSSRPRKKTGITNLHHYKVDCFYTVLDMQLQEFNDRFDEVNSELLVCMASLSPIDSFRQFDKSMLMRLAELYQDDFSSMERRSLEQQLDINLDNVQKDERFTNLESLGDLARVLVDTRKHLSHPLVYRLLKLCLILPVATASVERCFSAMNIVKTTSRNSIGDEFLSDCLVCFIEKQVLETVTNETVIKRFQDMSERRVHL; from the coding sequence ATGGATCGATTTGTGATAAGAAAAATTCCACCACCGAGGATCAGTGTGGATGATTTGGCATTTGATCCAGCTAAGCGGAAAAAAATTCAAGAGTATGATCATAATCAAATAGACGAGGTACGCCGCATATATTTGACTAGAGGACCTTGTCAACCTCGCGGTCAtacttttaaacaaaaatcaatagGAGGTGTATGGCGACGTTTTAATCCACAATGGTTTGACCAGTATCCTGATTGGTTAGAGTATAGTGTAGAACAAGAAAAGGCTTTTTGCTTGTTTTGTTACTTGTTCAGAGTTCAAGTTGGAAAACAAGGTGGGAGCGATACTTTTGTATCAACGGGTTTTTCTAGCTGGAATAAGGTTGATAGTTTCAGTAAGCATGTGGGAGATCATTCTAGTTTTCACAATGATGCTAAAAATAAATGTGAAGATTTGATGAGACAAGGTCAGTCTATCAAACATGCTTTACATAAGCAAACTGATATTGTGAAAAGTGATTATCGAATCCGCTTGGGCGCTTCAATTGATGTTTGTAGACACTTATTACATCAAGGTTTATCTTTTCGTGCGCATGATGAGAAAGAAGAGTCAACAAATAAAGGCAATTTCTTAGAGCTTTTGAAGTATACAGCCAGACAAAACGAGGCTGTGAAAAAAGTTGTGTTGCACAATGCTCCTAAAAATAATCAGATGACATCTCCTCCTATTCAAAAAGACATTGCACATTGCTTTGCAGAAGAAGTAACCAAGTCTGTTATCCAGGAAATTAATAATGATGTCTTTGGCTTGCTGGTAGATGAATCTGCTGATGTCTCAGATAAAGAGCAAATGGCTGTGGTTTTTCGTTTCGTTGATAAATTTGGGCTGGTAAAAGAAAGATTCATTGGCATTAGTCATGTTAAAGACACATCTTCCTTGACTCTCAAGTATGCCATTGATGCTTTATTTGCGAAACATGGGTTAAGTTTGAAAAAAGTAAGAGGGCAAGGTTATGATGGAGCAAGCAATATGAAAGGAGAATTCAATGGTTTAAGATCACTGATTTTGAAAGAAAGTAGATCTGCATATTATGTTCACTGCTTTGCTCATCAGCTTCAGTTGGTTGTCGTGGCGGTTGCAAAAAAACATGTTGAAGTTGGAGAATTTTTTGATATGGTTCATGTTCTATTGAATGCCGTTGGAGCTTCTTGCAAGAGAAAGCTTATACTCACTGAAAGTAATCGCAAGAGAATGGAAGAGGGGATCAGTAAGGGTACTATTAAGACAGGAACTGGGCTGAATCAAGACCTTTCTCTTAAAAGACCTGGAAATACTCGTTGGGGATCACATTACAAGACTTTGTTGCGTCTTGGTGAGATGTTTCCCTGTATTATTGAAGTTCTTGAACATATCCAGACTGAAGGCATGGACGGCAGCAAAAGACAACAAGCATTTGGTCTCCTCAAATATTTTCACACATTTGATTGTGTGTTTTATCTACAATTGATGCTTGTTATCCTGGGACTCACTAATAATTTGTCAAAGGCTCTTCAGAAAAGAGACCAAGAGATCTTGAATGCTGTCTCGTTGGTTGGATCTACAAAACGACAGTTACAGAAGCTTAGGGACGAAGGATGGGAGAATTTTGTGGCTACAGTTTATTCTTTTAGTGAGAATAATAAAACTGAAGTTCTTGATATGGAGAAAGAGTTTGTTGATTCAAGCAGGCCAAGGAAAAAAACAGGCATCACCAACCTGCATCATTATAAGGTGGATTGTTTTTACACGGTCTTAGATATGCAACTTCAAGAGTTTAATGATCGTTTTGACGAGGTGAATTCTGAACTACTTGTTTGCATGGCATCCTTAAGTCCAATAGATTCTTTTCGTCAGTTTGACAAGTCAATGTTGATGAGATTGGCTGAGCTTTATCAAGATGATTTTAGTTCTATGGAACGAAGATCTCTTGAACAGCAACTTGACATCAACCTTGACAATGTGCAAAAAGATGAACGGTTTACCAATCTAGAAAGCCTTGGTGATCTTGCTCGTGTATTGGTGGATACAAGAAAACATCTTTCTCATCCTTTGGTTTATCGTCTTTTGAAGCTATGTTTGATTCTTCCCGTTGCGACTGCAAGTGTAGAAAGGTGCTTCTCTGCAATGAATATCGTGAAGACTACTTCACGTAACAGTATCGGTGATGAATTTTTAAGTGATTGTCTAGTTTGTTTTATTGAGAAACAAGTGCTTGAGACAGTGACAAATGAGACAGTGATAAAGAGATTCCAAGATATGAGTGAGCGTAGAGTACATCTTTAA